One part of the Deltaproteobacteria bacterium genome encodes these proteins:
- the secD gene encoding protein translocase subunit SecD codes for MSLRTKWILLGLLMLFCTWISAANFIPEEQRKATPLWVDDVMRLGLDLRGGVHIVLGPDLDAAVRQELTAIKNGVEQQLADDKVTGVTSSVDPTAHRLLLKPSTTADRAAVEKVLGEYDTIDVANEGDYDLSVTLTDEWLVEVHKRAIDQSIEVIRRRIDDPLTGIPESVVTRQGTDRILVQIPGVSRVPDIFRQTGHLEFKIVEDYAQTEELLRAKHSGGLPAGMVIAPELEKKTNAVLGAYLLPEAANMRGDQLEDARVTFDQTRAERQVSFTWSADAGREFGDLTEANRGRQLAILLDGSVVSAPVIQSRITQQGVITGNFSAEEANDLAVILRSGALPIPVRIEEERTIGPALGADSIRAGGIASIVALAVVVAFMAVYYRKSGLYAAIALAVNVVVLLALLSLGRATLTMPGIAGLILTMGMAVDANVLIFERIREELRSGRTPRAAIATGFERALWTILDSNITTLIAAIVLFQYGTGPIKGFAVTLAVGILTSVFTALVVTRALYQWKPGDAPVSELSV; via the coding sequence GTGAGCCTGCGCACGAAGTGGATCCTGCTCGGGCTCCTGATGCTGTTCTGCACCTGGATCTCGGCCGCGAACTTCATTCCCGAGGAGCAGCGCAAGGCGACTCCGCTCTGGGTCGACGACGTGATGCGCCTCGGGCTCGACCTGCGCGGCGGCGTCCACATCGTGCTGGGACCCGATCTGGACGCCGCGGTGCGCCAAGAGCTGACCGCGATCAAGAACGGCGTCGAGCAACAGCTCGCCGACGACAAGGTCACGGGTGTCACGTCGAGCGTGGACCCGACTGCGCACCGGCTGCTCCTGAAGCCGTCGACGACCGCAGATCGCGCCGCGGTCGAGAAGGTGCTCGGCGAGTACGACACGATCGACGTCGCGAACGAAGGCGACTACGACCTCTCGGTCACGCTCACCGACGAGTGGCTGGTCGAGGTGCACAAGCGCGCGATCGATCAGTCGATCGAGGTGATCCGCCGCCGCATCGACGATCCCCTCACGGGCATTCCGGAGTCGGTCGTCACGCGCCAGGGCACGGACCGCATCCTCGTGCAGATTCCCGGCGTCTCGCGCGTGCCCGACATCTTCCGGCAGACGGGTCACCTCGAGTTCAAGATCGTCGAGGACTACGCGCAGACCGAGGAGTTGTTGCGGGCGAAGCACAGCGGCGGACTGCCGGCGGGCATGGTGATCGCGCCAGAGCTCGAGAAAAAGACGAACGCCGTGCTCGGCGCGTACCTGCTGCCCGAGGCGGCGAACATGCGCGGCGATCAGCTCGAAGACGCGCGCGTCACCTTCGATCAGACACGCGCCGAGCGGCAGGTGAGCTTCACCTGGTCCGCCGACGCGGGCCGCGAGTTCGGCGACCTCACCGAGGCGAATCGCGGGCGCCAGCTCGCGATTCTGCTCGATGGCAGCGTGGTGAGCGCGCCGGTGATTCAGTCGCGGATCACGCAGCAAGGCGTGATCACGGGCAACTTCAGCGCCGAAGAGGCCAACGACCTCGCGGTGATCCTGCGCTCCGGTGCACTGCCGATCCCCGTGCGCATCGAGGAAGAGCGCACGATCGGGCCGGCGCTCGGGGCGGACTCGATTCGCGCGGGCGGCATCGCCTCGATCGTCGCGCTCGCCGTGGTGGTGGCGTTCATGGCCGTCTACTACCGCAAGTCCGGGCTCTACGCGGCGATCGCGCTCGCGGTGAACGTGGTGGTGTTGTTGGCGCTGCTCTCGCTCGGGCGAGCCACGCTCACGATGCCGGGCATCGCGGGCCTCATCCTCACGATGGGCATGGCGGTCGACGCCAACGTGCTGATCTTCGAGCGCATTCGCGAGGAGCTGCGCAGCGGCCGCACGCCGCGCGCCGCGATCGCGACCGGCTTCGAGCGCGCGCTGTGGACGATTCTCGACTCGAACATCACGACGCTGATCGCCGCGATCGTGCTGTTCCAGTACGGCACCGGCCCCATCAAGGGCTTCGCCGTGACGCTCGCGGTCGGCATCCTCACCAGCGTGTTCACCGCGCTCGTCGTCACGCGCGCGCTCTACCAGTGGAAGCCGGGCGACGCCCCGGTCTCCGAGCTGTCGGTCTAG
- a CDS encoding VWA domain-containing protein, whose protein sequence is MFIDFFYELRDEGVPVGTQEWLLLLGALEKGLHGSSLQRFYNLARCVLIKSETYFDAFDRAFLKVFQGVEGSLKIEDELLEWLKDPKNFRPLTDDERALLEKLSSDELMRKFLETLAEQTERHDGGGRWIGTGGRSPFGHGGEHPTGIRVGGPAKNRSAMKVAEERRFEDYRTDGTLDVRQTRVALRRLRQLTRTGAKSELDLDETIDETCKNAGEIELVWRAERRNDIRLLLLMDVGGTMDPYFDPVSKLLTALHAERGLRQFEAYYFHNCVYEELGRNARLLRREAVPTGDLLRKLDPSWKVMIVGDAAMHPAELLEPNGNIDPRRQSGTRGIDWLHRIRDHFERVVWLNPEPREDWNRYQTVRLVERIFPMFHLSVDGISDAVTALIGARVTH, encoded by the coding sequence ATGTTCATCGATTTCTTCTACGAGCTGCGCGACGAAGGCGTGCCGGTCGGCACGCAGGAGTGGCTGCTCTTGCTCGGCGCGCTCGAGAAGGGGCTGCACGGCTCGAGCCTCCAGCGCTTCTACAACCTCGCGCGCTGCGTGCTGATCAAGAGCGAGACGTACTTCGACGCCTTCGACCGCGCGTTCTTGAAGGTGTTCCAAGGTGTCGAGGGCTCGCTGAAGATCGAGGACGAGCTGCTCGAGTGGCTGAAGGATCCCAAGAACTTCCGGCCCCTCACGGACGACGAGCGCGCGCTGCTCGAGAAGCTCTCGAGCGACGAGCTGATGCGGAAGTTCCTGGAGACCCTCGCGGAGCAGACCGAGCGGCACGACGGCGGCGGGCGCTGGATCGGCACCGGGGGGCGCTCGCCTTTCGGCCACGGCGGCGAGCATCCCACCGGCATTCGCGTGGGCGGGCCCGCGAAGAATCGCAGCGCGATGAAGGTGGCCGAGGAGCGGCGCTTCGAGGACTACCGCACGGATGGCACGCTCGACGTGCGGCAGACCCGCGTGGCGCTGCGGCGCCTGCGCCAGCTCACGCGCACCGGCGCGAAGAGCGAGCTCGACCTCGACGAGACGATCGACGAGACGTGCAAGAACGCGGGCGAGATCGAGCTGGTGTGGCGCGCCGAGCGCCGCAACGACATCCGCCTGCTGCTGCTCATGGACGTGGGCGGCACGATGGACCCGTACTTCGACCCCGTGAGCAAGCTGCTCACCGCGCTGCACGCCGAGCGCGGCCTGCGCCAGTTCGAGGCCTACTACTTCCACAACTGCGTCTACGAAGAGCTCGGGCGCAATGCGCGGCTGCTGCGGCGCGAGGCGGTGCCGACCGGCGACTTGTTACGGAAGCTCGATCCGAGCTGGAAGGTGATGATCGTCGGCGACGCAGCGATGCATCCCGCCGAGCTGCTCGAGCCGAACGGCAACATCGACCCGCGCCGCCAGAGCGGCACGCGCGGCATCGACTGGCTGCACCGCATCCGCGACCACTTCGAGCGCGTGGTGTGGCTGAACCCCGAGCCGCGCGAAGACTGGAACCGCTACCAAACGGTGCGCCTCGTCGAGCGCATCTTCCCCATGTTCCACCTGAGCGTGGACGGCATCAGCGACGCGGTGACCGCGCTGATCGGTGCACGCGTCACGCACTGA
- a CDS encoding MoxR family ATPase → MAKKTEAAPKSDAFFQFSGTKGYIASSSLVDAVNCAIALERPLLIKGEPGTGKTLLAQHVAEGLGLQIEKWHIKSTTKAQDGLYVYDTVQRLNDARFGEGDVANIRSYIRMGPVGRAFQAEERRVLLIDEVDKADLEFPNDLLRELDEMRFTVSETSDEIVAKHRPVIIITSNNEKELPDAFLRRCVFHFIEFPDKALMTQIVGVHHPHLKTQLLDQVLIKFYWLREQSELRKKPSTSELIDWIAVLQRAGMSADDIEMHIPFLGALLKNEKDTEALEKYHDRGGRYPSEWKELGPKYNN, encoded by the coding sequence ATGGCGAAAAAAACTGAAGCTGCACCGAAGTCGGACGCGTTCTTTCAATTCAGCGGGACGAAGGGCTACATCGCGTCGTCCTCGCTCGTGGACGCAGTGAACTGCGCGATCGCGCTGGAGCGCCCGTTGCTCATCAAGGGCGAGCCTGGCACCGGCAAGACGCTGCTCGCGCAGCACGTTGCCGAGGGCCTCGGCCTCCAGATCGAGAAGTGGCACATCAAGTCCACGACCAAGGCGCAGGATGGCCTCTACGTGTACGACACGGTGCAGCGCCTCAACGACGCGCGCTTCGGCGAGGGCGACGTCGCGAACATCCGCTCCTACATCCGCATGGGCCCGGTGGGCCGCGCGTTCCAGGCCGAGGAGCGCCGCGTGCTGCTGATCGACGAGGTGGACAAGGCCGACCTCGAGTTCCCGAACGACTTGTTACGGGAGCTCGACGAGATGCGCTTCACGGTGAGCGAGACCAGCGACGAGATCGTCGCGAAGCATCGCCCCGTCATCATCATCACGTCGAACAACGAGAAGGAGCTGCCCGACGCGTTCCTGCGCCGCTGCGTGTTCCACTTCATCGAGTTCCCGGACAAGGCGCTGATGACGCAGATCGTCGGCGTGCACCACCCGCACCTGAAGACGCAGCTGCTCGACCAGGTGCTGATCAAGTTCTACTGGCTGCGCGAGCAGAGCGAGCTGCGCAAGAAGCCCTCGACCAGCGAGCTGATCGACTGGATCGCGGTGCTGCAGCGCGCGGGCATGAGCGCCGACGACATCGAGATGCACATCCCCTTCCTCGGAGCGCTCTTGAAGAACGAGAAGGACACCGAGGCGCTCGAGAAGTATCACGACCGCGGCGGGAGATACCCGAGCGAGTGGAAGGAACTAGGGCCGAAGTACAACAACTAG
- the lptC gene encoding LPS export ABC transporter periplasmic protein LptC: MSYVLASGERSELVVEAQRAEVSPATGRISLTGVRAELPGALELVCAHGVLDLAAQEFTASGGVDGRTASGSAFETDRLRYGHTRGVVTSDAPVVWRERAQVFRGRGLEYFVRQNRLRLLGGASIAEEAP; this comes from the coding sequence ATGAGCTACGTGCTCGCGAGCGGCGAACGGAGCGAGCTCGTCGTGGAGGCGCAGCGCGCCGAGGTGTCGCCGGCGACCGGCCGCATCTCGCTCACGGGTGTGCGTGCTGAGCTGCCCGGTGCGCTCGAGCTCGTGTGTGCGCACGGCGTGCTCGACCTTGCGGCGCAGGAGTTCACCGCGAGCGGCGGCGTGGACGGCCGCACCGCCTCGGGCAGTGCGTTCGAGACGGACCGCTTGCGCTACGGGCACACGCGCGGCGTCGTGACGAGCGACGCGCCGGTGGTGTGGCGCGAGCGCGCGCAGGTGTTCCGCGGCCGCGGCCTCGAATATTTCGTGCGCCAGAACCGGCTGCGGCTGCTGGGCGGCGCGTCGATCGCGGAGGAAGCGCCGTGA
- the bcp gene encoding thioredoxin-dependent thiol peroxidase, with product MAIDEGKKAPAFTLKDADGKPVSLSDFSGKDIVVYFYPKDDTPGCTKEACGFRDAWSELQKLGVVVLGVSPDGAIAHQKFAAKYALPFPLLSDPDKSVMEKFGACGEKMMYGKKVIGVIRSSVWVGRDGKVRKHWKRVAKAEAHPEEVLAALRAG from the coding sequence GTGGCCATCGACGAAGGAAAGAAAGCGCCGGCGTTCACGCTGAAGGACGCCGACGGCAAGCCGGTCTCGCTGAGCGACTTCAGCGGCAAGGACATCGTGGTCTACTTCTATCCCAAGGACGACACGCCGGGCTGCACGAAGGAAGCCTGCGGCTTCCGCGACGCGTGGTCGGAGCTGCAGAAGCTCGGCGTGGTGGTGCTCGGCGTCTCCCCCGATGGCGCGATCGCGCACCAGAAGTTCGCCGCGAAGTACGCGCTGCCGTTCCCGCTGCTCTCCGATCCCGACAAGTCGGTGATGGAGAAGTTCGGCGCCTGTGGCGAGAAGATGATGTACGGGAAGAAGGTGATCGGCGTGATCCGCTCCAGCGTGTGGGTCGGACGCGACGGCAAGGTGCGCAAGCACTGGAAACGCGTCGCGAAAGCGGAGGCCCATCCCGAGGAAGTGCTGGCCGCGCTGCGCGCGGGTTGA
- the yajC gene encoding preprotein translocase subunit YajC — translation MDAASAIWLQAQPGAFETMVVPMLIMLVPLYFLLIRPEQKRRKEHETLLKALAKGDRVVTAGGIRGTVVGVTDDVLTLEIGKGGSVKIEVERSRIERKLADAPKGEAK, via the coding sequence ATGGACGCAGCGTCCGCGATTTGGCTTCAAGCACAGCCCGGCGCGTTCGAGACGATGGTCGTGCCGATGCTGATCATGCTCGTGCCGCTCTACTTCCTGCTGATTCGGCCGGAGCAGAAGCGCCGCAAGGAGCACGAGACGCTGCTGAAGGCGCTCGCCAAGGGCGACCGCGTGGTTACGGCGGGCGGCATTCGCGGCACGGTCGTCGGCGTGACCGATGACGTGCTCACGCTCGAGATCGGCAAGGGCGGCAGCGTGAAGATCGAGGTCGAGCGCTCGCGCATCGAGCGCAAGCTCGCGGACGCGCCGAAGGGAGAGGCGAAGTGA
- a CDS encoding methionine adenosyltransferase, giving the protein MSNRSVFTSESVSMGHPDKMCDQISDSVLDAILAQDSAARVACETLTTTGLIVLAGEITTRAVIDFPSLVRDVVRDIGYTDSRMGFDADTCAVMVAIGKQSPDISQGVTEGEGLHKEQGAGDQGMMFGFACDETPELMPAPIRFAHQLIERQRALFESRELPYLRPDAKSQVSVEYLGDRPARISAVVLSTQHDEAVGYDNLRRDVVEKLIRPSLPAELIDDNTIFHVNPTGRFVVGGPMGDAGLTGRKIIVDTYGGMGRHGGGAFSGKDPSKVDRSAAYAARWVAKNLVAAGVARRCEVQVAYAIGVAEPVSIRVDAFGTSKLDGVQLDKLVRKHFDLTPRGINDALRLRRPIYRATSYHGHFGRAGFPWEDTSRAEALARDAGKV; this is encoded by the coding sequence ATGTCCAACCGCAGCGTGTTCACTTCCGAGTCGGTCTCGATGGGCCACCCGGACAAGATGTGCGACCAGATCTCGGACTCGGTGCTGGACGCGATCCTGGCGCAAGACTCGGCCGCCCGGGTCGCCTGCGAGACGCTCACGACGACCGGCCTGATCGTGCTGGCGGGCGAGATCACCACCCGCGCCGTGATCGATTTCCCCTCGCTCGTGCGCGATGTGGTGCGCGACATCGGGTACACGGACTCGCGCATGGGCTTCGACGCCGACACCTGCGCCGTGATGGTCGCGATCGGCAAGCAGAGCCCGGACATCTCCCAGGGCGTGACGGAAGGCGAGGGCTTGCACAAAGAGCAGGGCGCCGGCGACCAGGGGATGATGTTCGGCTTCGCGTGCGACGAGACGCCCGAGCTGATGCCCGCGCCGATCCGCTTCGCGCACCAGCTGATCGAGCGCCAGCGCGCGCTGTTCGAGTCGCGCGAGCTTCCGTACCTGCGCCCCGACGCGAAGTCGCAGGTCTCGGTCGAGTACCTGGGCGATCGCCCCGCGCGCATCTCCGCGGTGGTGCTCTCGACGCAGCACGATGAAGCGGTTGGCTACGACAACCTGCGCCGCGACGTGGTCGAGAAGCTGATTCGCCCCTCGCTGCCCGCCGAGTTGATCGACGACAACACGATCTTCCACGTGAATCCGACCGGGCGCTTCGTGGTCGGCGGCCCGATGGGCGACGCCGGCCTCACCGGCCGCAAGATCATCGTCGACACCTACGGCGGCATGGGTCGCCACGGCGGCGGCGCGTTCTCGGGCAAGGACCCCTCGAAGGTCGACCGCAGCGCCGCCTACGCCGCGCGCTGGGTCGCCAAGAACCTCGTGGCCGCCGGCGTCGCGCGGCGCTGCGAGGTGCAGGTCGCGTACGCGATCGGCGTCGCGGAGCCCGTGAGCATTCGCGTCGACGCGTTCGGCACCTCGAAGCTCGACGGCGTGCAGCTCGACAAGCTCGTGCGCAAGCACTTCGACCTCACGCCGCGCGGCATCAACGACGCGCTGCGCCTGCGCCGCCCGATCTATCGCGCCACGAGTTATCACGGTCACTTCGGCCGCGCTGGCTTTCCGTGGGAAGACACCTCGCGGGCCGAAGCACTGGCGCGCGACGCAGGGAAGGTGTGA
- a CDS encoding PTS sugar transporter subunit IIA, producing MRVGVVVVSHYRVGEEMLQAVRLIVPNAPDFRAVAIGPAMSVEQIRSAIAKELDAVDRGAGALILTDMFGGTPSNVALSFLGERPVEVVTGVNLPMLIKLASWGEGKTLAEVATTMKEYGRRNISVASELLPGERAK from the coding sequence ATGCGCGTCGGGGTCGTGGTCGTCTCGCACTACCGGGTCGGCGAGGAGATGCTGCAGGCCGTGCGGCTGATCGTTCCGAACGCGCCCGATTTTCGCGCGGTCGCGATCGGGCCGGCGATGAGCGTCGAACAGATCCGCAGCGCGATCGCGAAGGAGCTCGACGCGGTCGATCGCGGCGCCGGCGCGCTGATTCTCACGGACATGTTCGGCGGCACACCCTCGAACGTGGCGCTCTCGTTCCTGGGCGAGCGCCCCGTCGAAGTCGTGACCGGCGTGAACCTGCCGATGCTGATCAAGCTCGCGAGCTGGGGGGAGGGCAAGACCCTCGCCGAAGTCGCGACGACGATGAAGGAGTACGGCCGCCGCAACATCTCGGTGGCGAGCGAGCTCCTGCCTGGGGAGCGCGCGAAGTGA
- a CDS encoding PTS sugar transporter subunit IIA, whose product MKILDILLRDAVIVDLRATSKREVLEEICTAVAAAEPAANKAKLVEVLAERERLQSTGIGEGVAIPHGKVAGLPRLMAAFAKSSAGVDFDSVDGQKTHLFFLLVMPENAGGQHLKALARISRSLRDPAFRRAVESAATREDVLRAIEHEDARF is encoded by the coding sequence ATGAAGATTCTCGACATCCTGCTGCGCGACGCGGTGATCGTGGACTTGAGGGCGACGAGCAAGCGCGAGGTGCTCGAGGAGATTTGCACCGCGGTCGCGGCGGCGGAGCCGGCGGCGAACAAGGCGAAGCTGGTCGAGGTGCTCGCGGAGCGCGAGCGGCTACAGAGCACGGGCATCGGCGAAGGCGTGGCGATTCCGCACGGCAAGGTCGCCGGGCTGCCGAGGCTGATGGCGGCCTTCGCGAAGAGCAGCGCAGGGGTGGACTTCGATTCGGTGGATGGGCAGAAGACGCATCTCTTCTTCCTGCTCGTGATGCCGGAGAACGCGGGCGGGCAGCACCTGAAGGCGCTGGCGCGGATCTCTCGCTCGCTGCGGGATCCGGCGTTTCGGCGGGCGGTGGAGTCGGCGGCGACCCGCGAGGACGTGCTGCGCGCGATCGAGCACGAGGACGCGCGGTTCTAG
- the lptB gene encoding LPS export ABC transporter ATP-binding protein — MKGEAITAKGLVKQYGERTVVDGLDLEVWPGEIVGLLGPNGAGKTTTFNMIVGAIRPTHGSVFLGEREITSLPMFRRARLGVVYLPQETSVFRKLSVADNLNAILETIEPSAAKRKERREALLSEFGLTEKARQRADSLSGGERRRVEIARALVLSPKFLLLDEPFTGIDPITTDEIQKIIVGLKQKGIGIVITEHKVRETLASCDRAYVIKDGRNLRHGSPTEIANDARVRELYLGENFQLEPRV, encoded by the coding sequence GTGAAGGGCGAGGCGATCACCGCGAAGGGGCTCGTCAAGCAGTACGGCGAGCGCACCGTGGTCGACGGCCTCGACCTCGAGGTGTGGCCGGGCGAGATCGTGGGCCTGCTCGGCCCGAACGGCGCGGGCAAGACGACCACGTTCAACATGATCGTCGGCGCGATTCGGCCGACCCACGGCAGCGTCTTCCTCGGCGAGCGCGAGATCACGTCGCTGCCGATGTTCCGGCGCGCGCGGCTCGGCGTGGTCTATCTGCCGCAGGAAACTTCGGTCTTCCGGAAGCTCTCGGTGGCGGACAACCTGAACGCGATCCTCGAGACGATCGAGCCCAGCGCGGCGAAGCGAAAAGAGCGGCGCGAGGCGCTGTTGTCCGAGTTCGGGCTGACCGAAAAGGCCCGGCAGCGGGCCGATTCGTTGTCCGGTGGCGAACGGCGGCGCGTCGAGATCGCGAGGGCCTTGGTGCTGTCCCCGAAGTTCCTGCTGCTCGACGAGCCGTTCACCGGAATCGACCCGATCACCACGGACGAGATCCAGAAGATCATCGTGGGGCTCAAGCAGAAGGGAATCGGGATCGTGATCACCGAGCACAAGGTGCGCGAGACGCTGGCGTCGTGTGATCGCGCCTACGTGATCAAGGACGGCCGCAACCTGCGCCACGGCTCGCCGACCGAGATCGCGAACGACGCGCGCGTGCGCGAGCTCTACCTCGGCGAGAACTTCCAGCTGGAACCGCGGGTCTAG
- the rpoN gene encoding RNA polymerase factor sigma-54, with product MAIELKQSLKLSQSLVMTPQLQQAIKLLQLSQLELVTSVQQELEQNPVLEEVPEGDDEPARDAVAEAASEAMPEQATEQEAPVRESDTEAAADRLADIDWQSYAEAYPQTSYGGVGASGEDERRSYEATAVKRESLQDHLTFQLQMADADPDDQAAASWVIGNIDDNGYLQSPAEEIARQSGVPIERVEAAIQRIQKLDPPGIAARDLRECLLLQLDHFKVKDELVRALVANHLDQLQKREFKGLVRDTGATIEQIAAAAQVIGNLEPRPGRAFGGEEPIYIVPDIYVHKIGDDYHVVLNEDGLPKLKLNAMYRDVLAKSREVSKDTREYVQERVRSALWLIKSIHQRQRTIFKVMESIVRFQREFFDRGIAYLKPLNLRDVADDIGMHESTVSRVTTNKYCHTPQGIFELKYFFNSSISRVDGDAIASESVKERIRKLIAAEDPRNPLSDQRIAEILKGTNIDIARRTVTKYREAMNILSSTQRRQVG from the coding sequence GTGGCGATCGAACTCAAGCAGTCGCTGAAGCTCTCGCAGTCGCTGGTGATGACGCCGCAGCTGCAGCAGGCGATCAAGCTGCTGCAGCTCTCGCAGCTCGAGCTGGTGACGAGCGTGCAGCAGGAGCTCGAGCAGAACCCGGTGCTCGAGGAAGTGCCGGAAGGCGACGACGAGCCGGCGCGCGATGCCGTCGCCGAAGCCGCTTCCGAAGCGATGCCCGAGCAGGCGACCGAGCAGGAAGCGCCGGTGCGCGAGAGCGACACCGAGGCGGCCGCGGATCGCCTCGCCGACATCGACTGGCAGAGCTACGCGGAGGCGTACCCGCAGACGAGCTACGGCGGCGTCGGCGCGAGCGGCGAGGACGAGCGGCGCAGCTACGAGGCGACCGCGGTGAAGCGCGAGTCGCTGCAGGATCACCTCACGTTCCAGCTCCAGATGGCGGACGCGGATCCCGACGACCAAGCCGCGGCGAGCTGGGTGATCGGGAACATCGACGACAACGGCTACCTGCAATCGCCGGCCGAAGAGATCGCGCGCCAGTCGGGCGTGCCGATCGAGCGGGTCGAAGCCGCCATCCAGCGCATCCAGAAGCTCGATCCGCCCGGGATCGCCGCGCGCGATCTGCGCGAGTGCTTGTTGTTGCAGCTCGACCACTTCAAGGTGAAGGACGAGCTCGTGCGCGCGCTCGTCGCCAATCACCTCGACCAGCTCCAGAAGCGCGAGTTCAAGGGACTCGTGCGCGACACCGGCGCGACGATCGAGCAGATCGCGGCGGCGGCGCAGGTGATCGGCAACCTCGAGCCGCGGCCGGGCCGCGCGTTCGGCGGCGAAGAGCCGATCTACATCGTGCCCGACATCTACGTGCACAAGATCGGCGACGACTACCACGTCGTGCTGAACGAAGACGGCCTGCCGAAGCTGAAGCTCAACGCGATGTATCGCGACGTGCTCGCGAAGTCGCGCGAGGTCTCGAAGGACACGCGCGAGTACGTGCAGGAGCGCGTGCGCTCGGCGCTCTGGTTGATCAAGTCCATCCACCAGCGCCAACGCACGATCTTCAAGGTGATGGAATCGATCGTGCGCTTTCAGCGCGAGTTCTTCGATCGCGGGATCGCGTATCTGAAGCCGCTGAACCTGCGCGACGTGGCCGACGACATCGGCATGCACGAGTCCACCGTCAGCCGCGTCACCACCAACAAGTACTGCCACACGCCGCAGGGCATCTTCGAGCTGAAGTACTTCTTCAATTCGTCGATCTCGCGCGTCGACGGCGACGCGATCGCGAGCGAGAGCGTGAAGGAGCGCATCCGCAAGCTGATCGCGGCGGAGGATCCGAGGAACCCGCTCTCGGATCAGCGCATCGCCGAGATCCTGAAGGGCACGAACATCGACATCGCGCGGCGCACGGTCACGAAGTACCGCGAGGCGATGAACATCCTCTCCTCGACTCAGCGACGGCAGGTCGGTTAG
- a CDS encoding nitroreductase family protein encodes MDVYEALYTTRAMRRVKPDPIPMDAQQRIMDAAIRAPSGGNAQGWRFLWIDDAGLKAKLGPIYRDCLSRLWAGFYKERVEFAEKNPDAPGSAGFRRMRASAMWLGDNFEVYPLILMAYGQGDPTGSSIFPAVWSAQLAARAEGIGSALTSVFAFRLAEVNELLGVPEKGWNFHACVTFGYPTGKWGVAPRVPVHKVMHRNRWGDPIGFTIDKPLWPR; translated from the coding sequence ATGGACGTCTACGAGGCGCTGTACACGACGCGCGCGATGCGGCGCGTGAAGCCCGACCCGATTCCGATGGACGCGCAGCAGCGCATCATGGACGCCGCGATTCGCGCGCCGAGCGGCGGCAATGCGCAGGGCTGGCGCTTCCTGTGGATCGACGACGCGGGGCTCAAAGCGAAGCTCGGCCCGATTTATCGCGACTGCCTCTCGCGCCTGTGGGCCGGCTTCTACAAGGAGCGCGTCGAGTTCGCGGAGAAGAACCCCGACGCGCCCGGCAGCGCGGGCTTCCGCCGCATGCGCGCGAGCGCGATGTGGCTCGGGGACAACTTCGAGGTCTATCCGCTGATCCTGATGGCGTACGGGCAGGGCGACCCGACCGGCAGCTCGATCTTCCCCGCGGTGTGGAGCGCGCAGCTCGCCGCGCGCGCCGAGGGCATCGGCAGCGCGCTCACCAGCGTGTTCGCGTTCCGCCTCGCCGAAGTGAACGAGCTGTTAGGCGTGCCGGAGAAGGGCTGGAACTTCCACGCCTGCGTGACGTTCGGCTACCCGACCGGCAAGTGGGGCGTCGCCCCGCGCGTGCCGGTGCACAAGGTGATGCACCGCAACCGCTGGGGAGACCCGATCGGCTTCACGATCGACAAGCCCCTCTGGCCGCGCTGA
- a CDS encoding HPr family phosphocarrier protein: MIEAEYEVASELGLHARPAGELAATANKFTSEISVTRADSTDPDDWISARSVISLLGLAATQGTRLRLRAEGADAEAALAALGALLTRPHES; this comes from the coding sequence GTGATCGAGGCGGAATACGAGGTGGCGAGCGAGCTCGGCTTGCACGCGCGACCGGCAGGCGAATTGGCGGCGACCGCGAACAAGTTCACGAGCGAGATCTCGGTGACGCGCGCCGATAGCACCGACCCCGACGACTGGATCAGCGCGCGCAGCGTGATCTCGCTGCTCGGCCTCGCTGCGACCCAGGGCACGAGGCTGCGCCTGCGCGCCGAAGGAGCAGACGCCGAGGCCGCGCTAGCGGCGCTGGGCGCGCTGCTGACGCGCCCGCACGAGAGCTGA